ACGTGGTTTCAGAGATGGACGCCCCAAGAGGCCAATAGGGGCCTGCGGAAGAATGCATAGTTTCTTGCTCCTGGATTTCTAGAATTCATCCGAGGAGGGGCCCTTTTGCCCTGTTTTAGTGTTTCCTGAACAAGCAGAGAAGAACTCCAGAACTAGGCCTATTTTTAAGCTCTTCAAACGCATTTGGCAGAGAAGTCTGAATGTGGCGGTCCCTAAATTTCACCCATATTTCGTGACTAAATGGGTCAATGGTATTTGTTTATAGAAGGAGTACCGTCAAACAGTTGATAATGTGCTTCAGCTAACGATCTCCTAGGCCTTCAAATGGGTTTGCtcagaaatttgaaaaggttttATCTCTAAACTCCGCTGACCCCgtcatttcttcttcaaatcaagcattGCGGTGAAGCTCTCACTTTTCCAGGCAACACCGAACGGAGTATCAATCGGGAAAAAACGGAAAAGGAATCCatgattgtcattttttgcacGAACTAGAACTATTTCCGAACATGGTTTCTAAAATCAATTAactaatttaaaaaatatatatgatgttttatttttgcagTGCCAGTCTAGTATGTAACAGACAAAAACGATAACGAGATTGATATCTGACACATTTAAATCACAAAAAGAGACATTAAGATTAATAACTGAAGAGCTCTGATGCTTATTCATTTACACCACATCTTGTTTCATAACGTTGGTTCTTGAATATTaaataactttattgcgactcttggtcatgtcagattgtaaaatgtataaaactgtatgtataaatatcatatacagaaatcgattgataaaagaataaaatggtcaagactgataaaatagtgaTAAAATAAGAGCCCCTATTTTCTGCTGTTTCGAACCGAATCTAGACATCCGTTTAAGAGACTTAAAGCTTGGAGTCCGAGAAATTGGCTCGTTCAAGTCAGTATGAAGGCATTACACATACACGATTCTTTTGGCAGAGGTGGTTTGGTCGAGAGTCCAGACTGGGTTGATCGGTAGATAGACAGATAGAGCTGcatatcaaaatattgatttagCTACGCATGATTTCGCACAGcagatgtttgtctttgtgtGATTGCATCATGAAGATCATGAGGCTCGATTCATTTAGAATTTATTCCAATTTCCCAAAGTGCAATCAAGAACATTGGATGGAGTTAAAAACAGGTTTCTCAAATCAAGGTGACAGGGATTTGgagggaatggaaaaaaaccagGCTGGTTCTGCCAAGGCCGTTGGGATTGTCATGCACAGGTTACAGTTACTCATTCTCTCAGATCTGGACGGATTTTGGAATGGATGAGATTCTGCCCTCCCAAAGCTCTTCTCAACATTGGATTTGGTTCCATTCCAAACACACACCTGGAAGAGACAATTCAGGTTCATTTcgactttgaacacattgcCCAAACTCTTTGAAGGATATCCTTTTCAAAAGCTGTTGGCTAATGGTTCTACTAAGAGCTTCCTTTACGGGCGGggcaacttttttcattgtgTTTCCAATAAAGATTCATTACTTCCTGAGGAGCCTGAAAAGCAAGTAGTTCGAAGGAATTGGATAGCATTAAAATGTAGTATAATAATAGCAAAAAAGTGTGTATACATTAGTACGCTTTCCAATCGCATTCTCAACAAtctatccattttttttgaggatttgAAGAATGCTTTAGGAACCTATTTGCATGCCATGACAATTGATTATGCCAGTGCCTAGCCATGACATTACGGAATtaaattgtttgccaaagtGCTCTGAAaatgtgctcatttttaagcTTGGGACTTGATCTACATTtccctttctttgcgtccGTAGAAAGTCAAGATGTCAACTTATGATAAAGCTCGGAAGGAAAATCCACCCAGCGCCATCTACCAACGAGACATCCAACAGCTTCTTGTCAATGAAAGAATAAGAGAGACACATTAATCGAGAATACTTCAAATGTAATCTTTTTGAAGCCGTTTTATTTCCGGGTTTGGTGCTTTAAGTCAAACTATTTCTGGGTGAACTAAAGATTTTCATTACCTTTGCTTTGAGATGTATTTGGAATCGAGCGATCAGCTCCATCAGGCGCCATATCGGTAAACACCTCCAACCGAAAAGGATCAACGCAAGTACAAATCTCGGTGAAGGCCATAGAGTCTACAATCGGATTTAAGAAGACGCCGCAAAATCGATTTGATCCTCCTCGACCACTCCGATCACATCTGACATTAGACCCTGAATCAGAGAGGCATTCTTAGGGTTTCAATCTCAACTGAGGAAACGGAAACAACCCTTTGAGCAAAGACAATTGCCTAACTATATTTGACAATGCATTTGTCTATGTTGATATCAAGTTCAGATATGAGCCCTCAAACCTCATCATAttatttatgtttttttttctctgtttgttttttcacgggcttttctaaccgctacagggaatttaatccccagaactattCAGATtgaaggttataattcgtctatgtATTATCTTCTTATCTTCACATGATACTTGGTCtgccaatgaatttgagtggGCAGTACCAGCTAGTCCTTGTATTTGgtgttgatctggaatgccaataaaaaatgtgtccaagtctTACTTGAAAGATGCGTCTGGATCAATAAAGCCCAAGTATTCCCAACCAATATGGTgttaaaatatgttttaggtTTATCTTTAAAAGTGAACCTCTTTCATTTAGAACGAATGAGAGTATCACCCATAAAAATAGGGCTTTACTCTAATAACATGTTCCGCAAACCCtatgtcaaaatgaaaactgaaTGCGATCAAATCAAAGCTATCCATTAATATGTCAAATATAGCATAGTTAATCTAgtataaaacaagaatttgtaCTACTGTACCAGGTATAGCTATGTAGTCCAGAGTGCAAGAGTCGTCCACATTTCCCAAGGCTGTATTACCGTTGGCGTCTTTggtggaaattgaaaaagctgaCATTGGGTCAGTAGACCCAGGGACCACCCCACAAGCTTTGTATTGAACGCAGCAGAAACCGAATTCCCGGCGAATACAGACGTTGTATCGCTGATTGGGCAAGTGGTTGTCATTCAGGGCATTGTAATTGAAGGTGGTGATTTGTCCACTAAGGCCTGTGTGATATTGGAGACAACCATTGGGTGGCCTGAAATCAGTTCAGAAATAACACTCGTTGGTTGACTAGCCACGTGATTATTAGTTCTTCTTTTATTCTTAATTTAAAGCATATACGTAAACATAAGATATATcagttctttttattttgaagtgaTGAGGATTTCATTTCCAGTAGCAGGGCGCAACATAACTTATCGCAACTGTCCAGTTTTTCTTTGCGGACCTAAAAGCATTTACACTTGGCATAAAACCACGTAATTGGATCCAGGAAATGCATTATCATCCAGTTTTTCATTTGCGAACCAAATCACTTACAATCTTGATATAAAGGCAacattttgattcaagttcTACTCCACAGAAGTATAAATACCCATTGAGGTATTGAGTCACCCACCAGTCTCAGAAACTTGCTTCCAAGCAACATCATGAAGGTAAGGGATAAAAATAGCTTGGAGTGAACTACATAATTGACTCTCTAATTGATAGACATTTATTGTCGCCCTCACTTTGGTGGCAATAACATTAGCAGACACTCGTGGCCCATGGTCCCCCTTCAGTCCCTACAAACCATTATCTGATGACCCCCCTCAGTACACCTATGCTTATGCGGTCAAAGATGAGGATGCCAACCTGGATTTCAACGCTGCTGAAGACCGTGATAGAGACAAAACCACAGGAGGTTACATGGTTTTGCTTGCGGATGGCCGTCGACAAATGGTGACCTACGTTATAAACGGCCATTCCGGGTTTGTAGCAGATGTGCGTTATAAAGCAGGGGTCACATCTACTGCCAGTTATAACCAACCATCACCTCCTTCCCTTTCTTCTATTTCGAGTAAGTTTGTGTATGAATCAGCTCCTGAGTATCTTTCATATCGATCAGCCGCAGAGGCCTATAACAAACCGGCTCCTGAGTATACTTAATGCTCCTTTTGAACCAAATTCGTCTATTTGTTCGTTTATATGCGTTATCagattttgttgttgtttgtctAATATCATAAATAAAGcggggaaaatattttttgtgtgttttacaaaatattttaactggtttggttttgattgacCTCTGTATGATTATTATTGGTGGTAGAGAAAAAAGTTCACCAAACAATATTTAAGCCCCAAGGAATGcaattttatcaaatttgacaatatGAGCCAAGTCATACAGATAAACACTTTAGAGACCCATATATGGGCCTGTGGTAGACCTTGGACATGGGCAAACTCTTAATTGGAATTCAGCGGCGATACGTCACTCTAGGAAAGCTAAAGGTAAGCAAAGACTgctattgactcattgaagcgggaaaggaagatgacgtcatcgtcaaattttgagagatcactcctacttttgaggcttcatatctctttgctgagggatcaaattgaaggttcagttcttttatccattaaaggaatggttcatgcaggtaggtatttttataaactgtctaagtttcactcattaacacgaaaaaaaaactaattttagaagaaaaaagccgttttggcgcgtgatttttttgtattttagaatttcgtatttttgcaataaactttttgaaaccttagaaactgttattgtccaatattgagatttatatcttggatttttagtacctctactgttatgaaaagtgccccgatgacctcccaaaatttgtgctgcttttcatcgtgcagctgctacttcaatgtgtcaattgGTTGAAAGTAGAGGGCTTGTGAGcgaaaagtcactccaaccaagccgcttgagactttgctttgaacacattttggtagttgggcagcagggtgtcgggctgatcgacttctcttgtgttactcagtttcaaccaaagcaaacaaacaagccatcaactcattggctccctgaattcggaacttgattttgagaatcacataactaaatgtgttcaaagccgattcCCATCGCACAaaccaggcagccgcgaggaacaaaaaaaaaatctcaaatctcgtgagtgtcacTTCTCTGACTAGACCTCTAGTTGAAAGTGCGGGCAACACAGTCAGGCACGCAATCTGTGTCAATGTAAAGAGACGAAAGAGGCGGGAAGTTCAAACTGAACGgtaattgtcattttcaaggtcaaagttttcaatgttcaggtcaataattttgtcctAAAATATTCCTGCCATTTGACATTCTGGTGGCAGATTTAAAGTCAaccacaattagaatcctatttgcatcatactctaGGTAAGAGGGAAAAATCTTTCAGACCATTAcataaattttgaaccaaGGTCCTCAGATTTCTTATGTACTGTACACTTGATGACTgtcaaaaaaaactccaaattgtcCCTTCGATGGATTTTATAGGAGATCTTGGcttcttttgattgaatcatctttatcaaacaaaaatgagctgTTAAGATTAAAAGAAACCAAGATTTCACTAAACTTTACTCCGCCCAAGAATAGCGCAAAAACAACAATAGCCACTCttagaaaatgataatttttcgAAGTTGTCAAGCCCATTTACCTTCTAGAAGAACGACAATTGATTTGGGACACTTTGATGTCCCACATTCTTATATTCGTGGTCCCTGAGAACTCAAAGTTCAATTGGGCGAGGTCCGAGGAGTCCATACCCAAATCCACGTAGActaaaaataatgaaaaaaagaaatgaatcatTATTTCGTAAAGCTTCATTTATAGTCAAAAGAAACAGCCTCTTTGAATCTCACCATGCTGTCCCATGTTTTGTCCACAAATCGTTGGAATAGGTGGATTACTAGAAGACTGGACCAAGGAGCGATTCGCTTCTTTTGAGCACGATTATATAATCTTAAACCATATCCTTACCAGTATTGTAAACCTGTCTCGACAAGCGTCTCTCGTCAATTCTTGGGAACCGCCCAATCCAAGTATGGAAAACGTATCAAAATCCAGACGCAATGCACATATTtctaaaatgaatgcaaagcACATGAGCAGAACATGAATTTTTTCTTGACATGCTCATCAACAGAGGCACTTGTTTTTACCTTGGTTTAATTTTGCAACAGTATAACGAATCGGCTGCATTTGTCGGTAAGGCGATGGAAATTCTGGATTCTGGAGATAAGCACATGATTGTCGCACCGTTGACAAATCAGACCGTGCAAAGAATACACAGCACGATCCAAATCTGAGGCGAAAAGGATGCCTGAAAGTCAATCTTAGTTTGACTTATTCTTACATCTATTTTCCTTACCCTGCTGCACAGCCTCCTGCTAAAGATCCTCCTTGATCCGTGCATTCTGAGACGGTGAGACAAGTTCCATTCCTTTGAAGCGCTCCAACGctgaagaaaggaaaagatgCAGGTCTTAATCTACCCCCTATCATAAACCACCAGTGgctttctcatttcttttgtcGATGTATTAGTATTGTGGTTGCAAATCCAATCCTCGGGAATTTGCCACGAGATGGCGCCATAGCAATGGCAAAATTAGAGCAAACTTTGCTTCCACATTGCTAATTTGATCTTATCAATACATCACTTCATTTCGAGTCCACTGGAGCCTTGCAATGAtataaaaaagattttaagTTCCTTGCTTACCCTTGCTAAgcacaaaatgagaaaaggtTTTGGGCCATAATGTGAAAAATTGGACTTTTTCGGCGCCAGGTTATATCAAGTATGGATAGCTTTAACAGGGCCAATTCTGATTGAGGATATAGTTGGCTAGTTTGTGTGAGATTGTGAAATGATCCTTCAGTAAATAGTAAATACTGTACATGTAGCGCCATCTAGTTCGCTAGGTAttggtgctctcaaaacatcTTGATAGACCCAAAAAAAAGTCGTTAAATTTGCCAAACGGAtggaaagcaaaaga
This Tigriopus californicus strain San Diego chromosome 12, Tcal_SD_v2.1, whole genome shotgun sequence DNA region includes the following protein-coding sequences:
- the LOC131891434 gene encoding uncharacterized protein LOC131891434, translating into MMVFGALFISASLFGLGFVEKIETRQQKLFSLFNVVQFRNDPCRSNMRGSGVGALQRNGTCLTVSECTDQGGSLAGGCAAGFGSCCVFFARSDLSTVRQSCAYLQNPEFPSPYRQMQPIRYTVAKLNQEICALRLDFDTFSILGLGGSQELTRDACRDRFTILSSSNPPIPTICGQNMGQHVYVDLGMDSSDLAQLNFEFSGTTNIRMWDIKVSQINCRSSRRPPNGCLQYHTGLSGQITTFNYNALNDNHLPNQRYNVCIRREFGFCCVQYKACGVVPGSTDPMSAFSISTKDANGNTALGNVDDSCTLDYIAIPGSNVRCDRSGRGGSNRFCGVFLNPIVDSMAFTEICTCVDPFRLEVFTDMAPDGADRSIPNTSQSKGVCLEWNQIQC
- the LOC131891435 gene encoding pro-resilin-like, with translation MKTFIVALTLVAITLADTRGPWSPFSPYKPLSDDPPQYTYAYAVKDEDANLDFNAAEDRDRDKTTGGYMVLLADGRRQMVTYVINGHSGFVADVRYKAGVTSTASYNQPSPPSLSSISSKFVYESAPEYLSYRSAAEAYNKPAPEYT